In a single window of the Streptomyces sp. CGMCC 4.7035 genome:
- a CDS encoding RelA/SpoT family protein, translated as MSAEATNPATPAPATPGAHRRKSRPRIDLLRLGRAALLGPATRDRLPDAIGHVAEAHRAHHPDADLEPLRRAYLLAESSHRGQMRKSGEPYITHPLAVTLILAELGAETTTLTASLLHDTVEDTDVTLAQVREEFGEEVRYLVDGVTKLEKVDYGAAAEPETFRKMLVAAGNDVRVMSIKLADRLHNMRTLGVMRPEKQERIAKVTRDVLIPLAERLGVQALKTELEDLVFAILHPEEYEHTRELIVENAAHGDDPLAEMADQARAVLREAGIQAEVLIRPRHFVSVHRISRKRGRLCGADFGRLLVLVNEDADCYGVLGELHTCMTPVVSEFKDFIAVPKFNLYQSLHTAVARDDGAVAEVLIRTHQMHKVAEAGVIALGNPYAPASDDPADGERADPTRPGWLSRLLEWQEAAPDTDTFWSTLREDLAQDREITVFRPDGGALGLPEGASCVDAAYAQYGEDAHACIGARVNGRLATLSTVLKDGDTVQLLMGQDPASEPSREWLEHAHTPAARIAIQRWLAAHPAPGDASGGAQEPDAARPGGETSADGAAARTASLGPAARPPALPARPTTDAPDARAANAVVDLPGASVRLAGCCTPVPPDEVTGFAVRGGVVTVHRVECAGVARMKSAGRAEVGVRWGDTTECRVTLVAESFGRPHLLADLTEAIALEGVAIVSATVEPPSQQRVRHTYTLQLPDATHLPALMRAMRNVPGVYDVNRAQHPAAAH; from the coding sequence ATGAGTGCGGAGGCCACGAACCCTGCCACCCCCGCCCCCGCGACGCCCGGGGCGCACCGCAGGAAGAGCCGCCCCCGGATCGACTTGCTCCGTCTGGGCCGGGCCGCGCTGCTCGGTCCCGCCACCCGCGACCGGCTGCCCGACGCCATCGGCCATGTCGCCGAGGCGCACCGCGCGCACCACCCCGACGCCGACCTCGAACCCCTGCGCCGCGCCTACTTGTTGGCCGAGTCCTCGCACCGCGGCCAGATGCGCAAGAGCGGCGAGCCCTACATCACGCACCCCCTCGCCGTGACCCTGATCCTCGCCGAACTGGGCGCAGAGACGACAACCTTGACCGCCTCTCTGCTCCACGACACCGTCGAGGACACAGACGTGACGCTCGCTCAGGTGCGCGAGGAGTTCGGCGAGGAGGTGCGCTATCTCGTCGACGGCGTCACCAAGCTGGAGAAGGTCGACTACGGCGCCGCCGCCGAGCCCGAGACGTTCCGCAAGATGCTCGTCGCCGCCGGCAACGACGTCCGGGTGATGTCGATCAAACTCGCCGACCGGCTGCACAACATGCGCACCCTGGGCGTGATGCGCCCCGAGAAGCAGGAGCGCATCGCCAAGGTCACCCGGGACGTGCTCATTCCGCTCGCCGAACGCCTCGGCGTCCAGGCGCTCAAGACGGAACTCGAGGACCTCGTCTTCGCGATCCTGCACCCCGAGGAGTACGAGCACACCAGGGAGCTGATCGTCGAGAACGCGGCGCACGGCGACGACCCGCTGGCCGAGATGGCCGACCAGGCACGCGCGGTCCTGCGCGAGGCCGGTATTCAGGCCGAAGTTCTCATCCGGCCGCGGCACTTCGTCTCCGTACACCGCATCTCCCGTAAGCGGGGCCGGCTGTGCGGCGCCGACTTCGGACGCCTCCTGGTGCTCGTGAACGAGGACGCCGACTGCTACGGGGTCCTCGGCGAACTGCACACCTGCATGACCCCTGTGGTCTCGGAGTTCAAGGACTTCATCGCCGTCCCCAAGTTCAACCTGTACCAGTCGCTGCACACCGCGGTCGCGCGCGACGACGGCGCGGTGGCCGAAGTCCTCATCCGTACCCACCAGATGCACAAGGTCGCCGAGGCCGGCGTGATCGCGCTCGGCAATCCCTACGCCCCCGCCTCCGACGACCCGGCCGACGGCGAGCGCGCCGACCCCACCCGCCCCGGCTGGCTCTCCCGGCTCCTGGAGTGGCAGGAGGCGGCCCCGGACACCGACACGTTCTGGTCGACGCTGCGTGAGGACCTCGCCCAGGACCGGGAGATCACCGTGTTCCGCCCCGACGGGGGCGCGCTGGGGCTCCCGGAGGGCGCGAGCTGCGTGGACGCGGCGTACGCGCAGTACGGCGAGGACGCGCACGCCTGCATCGGCGCTCGCGTCAACGGCCGGTTGGCGACACTGAGCACGGTCCTGAAGGACGGCGACACCGTGCAGCTCCTCATGGGCCAGGACCCGGCCTCGGAGCCCTCCAGAGAGTGGCTGGAGCACGCCCACACGCCCGCCGCGCGGATCGCCATCCAGCGCTGGCTGGCGGCGCATCCGGCACCGGGAGACGCGTCCGGTGGCGCGCAGGAGCCGGACGCCGCGCGGCCCGGCGGCGAGACCTCGGCGGACGGCGCCGCCGCGCGCACGGCCTCCCTCGGGCCCGCCGCGCGCCCGCCCGCGCTGCCCGCGCGCCCCACCACGGACGCGCCCGACGCACGCGCCGCCAATGCCGTCGTCGACCTGCCCGGCGCCTCCGTACGTCTCGCGGGCTGCTGTACGCCCGTGCCGCCCGACGAGGTCACCGGCTTCGCCGTGCGCGGGGGCGTGGTGACCGTCCACCGCGTCGAATGCGCCGGAGTGGCGCGCATGAAGAGCGCCGGGCGTGCGGAGGTCGGTGTGCGCTGGGGCGACACCACCGAGTGCCGGGTCACGCTCGTCGCCGAGTCCTTCGGGCGCCCGCACCTCCTGGCGGACCTCACCGAGGCCATCGCCCTGGAAGGCGTCGCGATCGTCTCCGCCACCGTCGAGCCGCCCAGCCAGCAGCGCGTGCGCCACACGTACACGCTCCAACTCCCCGACGCGACGCACCTGCCGGCCCTGATGCGGGCGATGCGGAACGTGCCCGGCGTCTACGACGTGAACCGCGCACAACACCCCGCGGCCGCCCACTGA
- a CDS encoding M1 family metallopeptidase, producing the protein MPHSLRFAIPRARRAKAVLLAPAVSVCLIAASAPSPAVPLGIGDRLFPTLGNPGYDVGSYDLSFTYPGSNSRPLNAVTTILARATERLERVNLDFAHGTVESVDVNGAPAAFARTGEDLVITPDAPLPKGSTLRITVRHTSDPAPMKDKDGGWVRTADGLAMANQADAAHLVFPCNDHPSDKAMFTIHVTTPEGYTAVANGLPVGSEQGATTWSYRTVHPMATELAQVSIGRSAVLHRQGPNGLPIRDVVPAKDREALQPWLKKTSDHVAWMENKVGPYPFETYGVLIAQAQTGYELETQTLSLFERDLFTAAYPKWYVESIMVHELSHQWFGDSVTPRTWSDLWLNEGHATWYEALYAEETAHRPMEERMKAAYGLSDDWRATGGPPAAPKGPKPGQKISIFRPNVYDGAALVLYALRQEIGRPAFERLERAWVGVHRDGTATTAGFERLASDFAGRDLSKFFRAWLYGEKTPPMPGHPDWKSAAGRPGAAG; encoded by the coding sequence ATGCCGCACAGCCTCCGCTTCGCGATCCCCCGTGCCCGCCGTGCCAAGGCGGTCCTGCTCGCCCCCGCCGTCTCCGTCTGTCTGATCGCCGCGAGTGCCCCCTCGCCCGCCGTGCCCCTGGGCATCGGCGACCGGCTCTTCCCGACGCTCGGCAACCCCGGGTACGACGTCGGCTCGTACGACCTCTCCTTCACCTATCCCGGCAGCAACAGCCGACCGCTCAACGCCGTCACCACGATCCTCGCGCGCGCCACCGAGCGCCTGGAGCGCGTCAACCTCGACTTCGCGCACGGCACGGTGGAGTCCGTCGACGTCAACGGCGCGCCCGCGGCCTTCGCCCGCACGGGGGAGGACCTGGTGATCACGCCGGACGCCCCGCTCCCCAAGGGCAGCACTTTGCGGATCACAGTGCGGCACACCAGCGACCCCGCGCCCATGAAGGACAAGGACGGCGGCTGGGTGCGGACCGCGGACGGACTCGCGATGGCCAACCAGGCCGACGCCGCCCACCTGGTCTTCCCGTGCAACGACCACCCCTCCGACAAAGCGATGTTCACCATCCACGTGACCACGCCGGAGGGCTACACGGCCGTGGCGAACGGTCTGCCCGTGGGCAGCGAGCAAGGGGCCACCACCTGGTCCTACCGCACCGTGCACCCCATGGCGACCGAACTCGCCCAGGTGTCCATCGGTCGCAGCGCCGTCCTGCACCGCCAAGGGCCGAACGGCCTGCCCATCCGCGACGTCGTCCCCGCCAAGGACCGCGAGGCCCTCCAGCCGTGGCTGAAGAAGACTTCCGACCACGTCGCCTGGATGGAGAACAAGGTCGGCCCGTACCCCTTCGAGACATACGGGGTGCTGATCGCCCAGGCGCAGACCGGGTACGAACTCGAGACACAGACGCTCTCGCTCTTCGAGAGAGACCTGTTCACCGCCGCGTACCCCAAGTGGTACGTCGAGTCGATCATGGTGCACGAGCTGTCCCACCAGTGGTTCGGCGACAGCGTCACCCCTCGCACCTGGTCCGACCTGTGGCTCAACGAGGGACACGCCACCTGGTACGAGGCCCTCTACGCGGAGGAGACCGCGCACCGGCCCATGGAGGAGCGCATGAAGGCGGCGTACGGCCTCTCCGACGACTGGCGTGCCACGGGCGGCCCGCCCGCCGCGCCCAAGGGGCCGAAGCCCGGCCAGAAGATCAGCATCTTCCGGCCGAACGTCTACGACGGCGCCGCGCTCGTCCTGTACGCGCTGCGCCAGGAGATCGGCCGCCCCGCCTTCGAACGCCTGGAGCGGGCTTGGGTGGGCGTCCACCGGGACGGCACGGCGACCACGGCCGGCTTCGAGCGCCTGGCGTCCGACTTCGCGGGTCGCGATCTGAGCAAGTTCTTCCGGGCCTGGCTCTATGGCGAGAAGACGCCGCCGATGCCGGGGCACCCGGACTGGAAGAGCGCCGCCGGGCGGCCCGGGGCAGCGGGATAA
- the hflX gene encoding GTPase HflX, which translates to MTSSSSPSQDTKRFAHAYPEGLRADALMEEDVAWSHEIDGERDGDQFDRSERAALRRVAGLSTELEDVTEVEYRQLRLERVVLVGVWTSGTVQDADNSLAELAALAETAGAVVLDGVIQRRDKPDAATYIGSGKAGELRDIVLETGADTVICDGELSPGQLIHLEDVVKVKVIDRTALILDIFAQHAKSREGKAQVALAQMQYMLPRLRGWGQSLSRQMGGGSGGLATRGPGETKIETDRRRIREKMAKMRREIAEMKTGREIKRQERRRHKVPSVAIAGYTNAGKSSLLNRLTGAGVLVENALFATLDPTVRRAETPSGRLYTLSDTVGFVRHLPHHLVEAFRSTMEEVGDSDLILHVVDGSHPAPEEQLAAVREVIRDVGATDVPEIVVINKADAADPLVLQRLQRNEKRSITVSARTGKGIAELLALIDVELPRPSVEIEALVPYTHGRLVARAHSEGEVISEEHTAEGTLLKARVHEELAAELAPYVPARAL; encoded by the coding sequence ATGACCTCCTCTTCTTCCCCTTCCCAGGACACCAAGCGCTTCGCGCACGCCTACCCCGAGGGTCTTCGGGCCGATGCCCTGATGGAAGAGGACGTCGCCTGGAGCCACGAGATCGACGGAGAGCGGGACGGCGACCAGTTCGACCGCTCCGAACGCGCGGCCCTGCGCCGTGTCGCGGGCCTCTCCACCGAGCTCGAGGACGTCACCGAGGTCGAGTACCGACAGCTGCGCCTGGAGCGCGTCGTGCTCGTCGGGGTGTGGACCTCGGGGACCGTGCAGGACGCGGACAACTCGCTCGCCGAGCTGGCCGCCCTCGCGGAGACCGCTGGCGCGGTCGTGCTCGACGGCGTGATCCAGCGCCGCGACAAGCCCGACGCGGCGACCTACATCGGCTCCGGCAAGGCCGGCGAACTGCGGGACATCGTCCTCGAAACGGGCGCCGACACCGTCATCTGCGACGGTGAGCTGAGCCCCGGCCAGCTGATCCACCTCGAGGACGTCGTCAAGGTCAAGGTCATCGACCGCACGGCCCTGATCCTGGACATCTTCGCCCAGCACGCCAAGTCCCGCGAGGGCAAGGCGCAGGTCGCGCTCGCCCAGATGCAGTACATGCTGCCGAGGCTGCGCGGCTGGGGCCAGTCGCTGTCCCGGCAGATGGGCGGCGGCAGCGGCGGCCTGGCGACCCGCGGTCCCGGTGAGACCAAGATCGAGACGGACCGGCGGCGGATCCGCGAGAAGATGGCGAAGATGCGCCGGGAGATCGCGGAGATGAAGACCGGCCGCGAGATCAAGCGCCAGGAGCGCAGGCGCCACAAGGTGCCGTCGGTCGCCATCGCGGGCTACACCAACGCCGGCAAGTCCTCCCTGCTCAACCGCCTCACCGGCGCGGGCGTCCTGGTCGAGAACGCCCTGTTCGCGACCCTGGACCCGACCGTGCGCCGGGCCGAGACCCCGAGCGGGCGGCTGTACACGCTGTCCGACACGGTCGGTTTCGTCCGGCACCTGCCGCACCACCTGGTCGAGGCGTTCCGCTCCACGATGGAGGAGGTCGGCGACTCCGACCTGATCCTGCACGTGGTGGACGGCTCGCACCCGGCCCCGGAGGAGCAGCTGGCCGCCGTGCGCGAGGTGATCAGGGACGTCGGCGCCACCGACGTACCCGAGATCGTCGTGATCAACAAGGCGGACGCGGCCGACCCGCTGGTGCTCCAGCGATTGCAGCGGAACGAGAAGCGCTCCATCACCGTCTCGGCCCGCACCGGCAAGGGCATCGCCGAGCTGCTCGCGCTCATCGATGTCGAGCTGCCGCGGCCCTCGGTCGAGATCGAGGCCCTCGTGCCGTACACGCACGGCCGTCTGGTCGCACGCGCCCATTCCGAGGGCGAAGTGATCTCCGAGGAGCACACCGCGGAGGGCACGCTGCTCAAGGCCCGAGTGCACGAGGAACTGGCGGCGGAGCTCGCGCCGTACGTGCCCGCTCGCGCACTCTGA
- a CDS encoding trypsin-like serine peptidase — protein MRPIRPLFAARRETGARRGTSPVLAAVGLATALALTATACDSGGDAKASGKASASASSADDGKIKIPDDIKQKLKEHGFDLDKWKHGAWKNWDKDDWLREADEFINPIIKGLWNPDRMRKAKDPDKGVDDNDLSGDQGVTDPTPAPVKAQAVRAAYHDNAPTAGKVFFDAPGGTMVCSATVVEDPAHPGKSNLVWTAGHCVHAGKKGGWYRNIAFVPSYNNSGKTEAELQSAARDEIAPYGVWWGDGAQTSDQWIEQGAETGGQGASYDFAVIHVTPEKGNGGKSLEETVGSALPVDFDAPAVPKVDSITATGYPAAAPFDGQTLYRCQDKPGRLSLAKTDPTMYRIGCTMTGGSSGGGWVATGSDGKPALVSNTSIGPVSAGWLAGPRLGEVAKGVYESVSKKFANQ, from the coding sequence ATGCGACCCATACGCCCGCTCTTCGCCGCCCGCCGAGAAACGGGCGCGCGGCGCGGAACCTCCCCCGTGCTGGCGGCGGTCGGCCTCGCCACGGCGCTGGCGCTCACCGCGACGGCGTGCGACTCGGGCGGCGACGCCAAGGCGAGCGGCAAGGCGAGCGCCTCCGCGTCCTCCGCGGACGACGGCAAGATCAAGATCCCGGACGACATCAAGCAGAAGCTCAAGGAGCACGGGTTCGACCTCGACAAGTGGAAGCACGGCGCCTGGAAGAACTGGGACAAGGACGACTGGCTGCGCGAGGCCGACGAGTTCATCAACCCGATCATCAAGGGCCTGTGGAACCCCGACCGGATGCGCAAGGCCAAAGACCCGGACAAGGGTGTCGACGACAACGACCTCTCGGGCGACCAGGGTGTCACGGACCCGACGCCGGCGCCGGTGAAGGCACAGGCGGTGCGGGCCGCGTACCACGACAACGCGCCCACGGCGGGCAAGGTGTTCTTCGACGCCCCCGGGGGCACGATGGTCTGCTCGGCGACGGTGGTCGAGGACCCGGCCCATCCCGGCAAGTCCAACCTCGTGTGGACCGCGGGCCACTGTGTGCACGCCGGCAAGAAGGGCGGCTGGTACCGCAACATCGCGTTCGTGCCGTCGTACAACAACTCCGGGAAGACGGAGGCCGAGCTGCAGAGCGCGGCCAGGGACGAGATCGCGCCGTACGGAGTCTGGTGGGGTGACGGGGCGCAGACCTCGGACCAGTGGATCGAGCAGGGTGCCGAGACGGGCGGTCAGGGCGCGTCGTACGACTTCGCCGTCATCCATGTGACGCCGGAGAAGGGCAACGGCGGCAAGTCCCTGGAGGAGACGGTCGGTTCAGCCCTTCCGGTCGACTTCGACGCGCCGGCCGTGCCGAAGGTCGACAGCATCACGGCGACCGGCTACCCGGCCGCGGCGCCGTTCGACGGCCAGACGCTGTACCGGTGCCAGGACAAGCCGGGCCGGCTCTCGCTCGCGAAGACGGACCCCACGATGTACCGCATCGGCTGCACCATGACCGGTGGTTCGTCCGGCGGCGGCTGGGTGGCGACGGGCTCGGACGGCAAGCCGGCACTGGTCTCCAACACCTCGATCGGCCCGGTGTCGGCGGGCTGGCTGGCCGGACCGCGACTCGGCGAGGTGGCCAAGGGCGTCTACGAGTCGGTCAGCAAGAAGTTCGCGAACCAGTGA
- a CDS encoding diaminobutyrate--2-oxoglutarate transaminase family protein, giving the protein MLRRQSARESAARTYARALPIVPVRARGLTIEGADGRRYLDCLSGAGTLALGHNHPVVLEAIRKVLDSGAPLHILDLATPVKDAFTTELFRTLPSGLADHARVQFCGPAGTDAVEAALKLVRTATGRSGILAFTGAYHGMTAGALEASGGAADVRVTRLPYPQDYRCPFGVGGEHGAELAARWTESVLDDPKSGVPLPAGMILEPVQGEGGVNPAPDAWLRRMRQITEARSIPLIADEVQTGVGRTGRFWAVEHSGVVPDVMVLSKAIGGSLPLAVVVYRDDLDVWQPGAHAGTFRGNQLAMAAGTATLAYVRENRLAERAEALGAHVLTQLRSLATEFPCIGDVRGRGLMIGIELVDPEAAPEPAPLDSPTPAPGGGGPHPAAPALAAAVQRECLRRGLIVELGGRHASVVRLLPPLTISDEQTNAVLDRLADAVAAVARGPVQP; this is encoded by the coding sequence ATTCTGCGGCGGCAGTCGGCGCGCGAGTCCGCGGCGCGCACCTACGCGCGCGCCCTGCCGATCGTGCCCGTGCGGGCGCGTGGACTCACCATCGAGGGTGCCGACGGGCGCCGCTACCTCGACTGCCTCTCCGGCGCGGGCACGCTGGCCCTCGGCCACAACCACCCCGTGGTCCTGGAGGCGATCAGAAAGGTCCTCGACTCGGGCGCCCCGCTGCACATCCTGGACCTGGCCACACCCGTCAAGGACGCCTTCACCACCGAGCTGTTCCGCACGCTGCCGTCCGGCCTCGCCGACCACGCGCGCGTGCAGTTCTGCGGGCCGGCCGGGACGGACGCCGTCGAGGCCGCGCTCAAGCTGGTGCGCACGGCGACCGGCCGGAGCGGGATCCTCGCCTTCACCGGCGCGTACCACGGGATGACCGCGGGAGCGCTGGAGGCGTCCGGGGGCGCGGCCGACGTCCGTGTGACGCGCCTGCCGTATCCGCAGGACTACCGCTGCCCGTTCGGTGTCGGCGGCGAGCACGGCGCCGAACTCGCCGCCCGCTGGACCGAGTCCGTCCTCGACGACCCCAAGTCGGGTGTACCACTGCCCGCCGGGATGATCCTCGAACCGGTGCAGGGCGAGGGCGGGGTGAACCCCGCGCCGGACGCGTGGCTGCGCCGGATGCGGCAGATCACCGAGGCGCGGTCGATCCCACTGATCGCGGACGAGGTGCAGACCGGTGTGGGCCGTACCGGACGCTTCTGGGCGGTCGAGCACAGTGGGGTGGTCCCCGACGTGATGGTCCTCTCCAAGGCGATCGGCGGCAGCCTCCCGCTCGCCGTCGTGGTCTACCGCGACGACCTCGACGTCTGGCAACCCGGCGCCCACGCCGGCACGTTCCGCGGCAACCAGCTCGCCATGGCCGCCGGCACGGCGACCCTCGCCTATGTCCGCGAGAACCGCCTCGCCGAACGCGCCGAGGCGCTCGGCGCCCACGTGCTGACCCAACTCCGCTCCCTGGCCACGGAGTTCCCCTGCATCGGTGATGTGCGCGGCAGGGGGCTGATGATCGGCATCGAGTTGGTGGACCCGGAGGCCGCACCCGAACCGGCGCCCTTGGACTCCCCGACCCCCGCCCCCGGGGGCGGCGGGCCACACCCCGCCGCGCCCGCACTGGCCGCCGCCGTCCAGCGAGAGTGCCTGCGGCGCGGCCTGATCGTGGAACTGGGCGGGCGGCACGCGAGCGTGGTGCGGCTGCTGCCGCCGCTGACGATCAGCGACGAACAGACGAACGCGGTACTGGACCGGCTCGCGGACGCGGTCGCGGCGGTGGCCCGGGGGCCGGTCCAGCCCTGA
- a CDS encoding IucA/IucC family protein → MNATLTSDDGPYSPERVAGHQQAVALEPGPGTVPRQQMASPAAAAAARAATATDLLEHPDPHTAAQAATVENLLRCWVRENDIAAPAGDTLRIPLPATGTALLTPVHYWSPTGWHRFGLPHLADAPNSAPPADAVTVAALLARETTRTGSTPGPVPGSEPSGTPGSERSPRMGPRPGTELDSESVPSAEPSARPSAEPSAQPGPDKSAQPGSVPDTEPGSVPGSELGYPPVVAPGAAPSHVADLVGRVADSVRLTTIFIRERRRRPADRADLFLSAEQALLLGHPMHPTAKSREGLSEAEALRYSPEPRGSFPLHWFAVAPSVLAADSAWTERGRPLPAGRLTERLAGPDLPLPDGFTALPMHPWQAREIRHRADAAALLDAGLLRDLGPHGEPWHPTSSVRTVHRSGTPAMLKLSLGLRITNSRRENLRKELHRGVEVHRLLRSGLGKQWQSVHPGFDIVRDPAWVAVDDADGTPVTGLDVVIRHNPFAPTDDASCIAGLVSPRPHALPTGQRRPAPDSRLAEIVTRLVGRTGRARDAVATEWFLRYLEQVVRPVLWLDGEAGIALEAHQQNTVLLLDPEGWPTGGRYRDNQGYYFRESQRAELDARLPGIGEHSDTFVSDEVTDERFAYYLGINNVLGLIGAFGSQRLADERLLLAAFRRFLADAATGPGRLRTSLPAHLLDSPVLRCKANLLTRLHGLDELVGPVDTQSVYVTITNPLHS, encoded by the coding sequence TTGAACGCCACCCTGACCTCCGACGACGGCCCCTACAGCCCCGAGCGGGTAGCCGGCCACCAGCAGGCTGTCGCTCTCGAACCGGGGCCCGGCACGGTCCCCCGGCAGCAGATGGCGTCACCGGCGGCCGCAGCAGCCGCGCGCGCTGCCACCGCCACCGACCTGCTGGAGCACCCCGACCCGCACACGGCGGCCCAGGCCGCGACCGTGGAGAACCTGCTGCGCTGCTGGGTCCGCGAGAACGACATCGCCGCCCCCGCCGGCGACACCCTCCGCATCCCGCTCCCCGCCACCGGTACGGCCCTCCTGACACCTGTCCACTACTGGTCCCCGACGGGCTGGCACCGCTTCGGCCTGCCGCACTTGGCCGACGCCCCGAACTCGGCCCCACCCGCGGACGCGGTGACGGTGGCGGCACTCCTGGCCCGGGAAACGACGCGGACTGGGTCCACGCCTGGGCCGGTGCCGGGCTCCGAGCCCAGCGGAACACCGGGCTCCGAGCGGAGCCCCCGGATGGGCCCCCGACCGGGCACCGAGCTGGACAGTGAGTCCGTACCGAGCGCCGAGCCAAGCGCCCGGCCGAGCGCCGAGCCAAGCGCCCAGCCGGGCCCCGATAAAAGCGCCCAGCCGGGCTCCGTACCGGACACGGAACCGGGCTCCGTCCCCGGCTCCGAGCTGGGCTACCCGCCAGTCGTCGCGCCCGGCGCCGCACCGAGCCACGTCGCCGACCTGGTGGGCCGTGTCGCCGACTCCGTGCGCCTGACCACGATCTTCATCAGGGAGCGCCGCCGACGCCCCGCCGACCGGGCGGACCTCTTCCTCTCCGCCGAGCAGGCGCTGCTGCTCGGACACCCGATGCACCCCACGGCCAAGAGCCGCGAGGGCCTCTCCGAGGCCGAGGCCCTGCGCTACTCGCCCGAACCGCGGGGCTCCTTCCCGCTGCACTGGTTTGCGGTCGCCCCCTCGGTGCTCGCGGCCGACTCGGCGTGGACGGAACGCGGCCGACCCCTGCCTGCCGGCCGACTGACCGAACGTCTCGCCGGCCCGGACCTCCCGCTGCCCGACGGATTCACCGCACTGCCCATGCACCCCTGGCAGGCCCGCGAGATCCGGCACCGCGCCGATGCCGCCGCGCTGCTGGACGCCGGCCTCCTCCGGGATCTGGGCCCGCACGGCGAGCCCTGGCACCCGACCTCCTCCGTGCGCACCGTCCACCGTTCGGGCACCCCCGCGATGCTGAAGCTGTCGCTGGGCCTGCGTATCACCAACTCCCGCCGTGAGAACCTCCGCAAGGAACTCCACCGGGGCGTCGAGGTGCACCGCCTGCTGCGCAGCGGCCTCGGCAAGCAGTGGCAGTCAGTGCACCCCGGCTTCGACATCGTCCGCGACCCGGCCTGGGTCGCCGTCGACGACGCGGACGGCACCCCGGTGACCGGGCTGGACGTGGTGATCCGCCACAACCCCTTCGCCCCGACCGACGATGCCTCCTGCATCGCCGGACTGGTCTCGCCCAGGCCCCACGCCCTGCCCACAGGACAGCGGCGCCCAGCCCCGGACTCCCGGCTCGCCGAGATCGTCACCCGCCTGGTCGGGCGTACGGGCCGTGCGCGCGACGCCGTCGCCACGGAGTGGTTCCTGCGGTATCTCGAGCAGGTCGTGCGCCCCGTGCTCTGGCTCGACGGCGAAGCAGGCATCGCACTGGAGGCACACCAGCAGAACACCGTGCTTCTGCTGGACCCCGAGGGCTGGCCCACGGGCGGCCGCTACCGCGACAACCAGGGCTACTACTTCCGGGAGTCCCAGCGCGCCGAACTCGACGCCCGGCTGCCCGGCATCGGCGAGCACAGCGACACGTTCGTCTCCGACGAGGTCACCGACGAACGCTTCGCGTACTACCTCGGCATCAACAACGTGCTCGGCCTCATCGGTGCGTTCGGCTCCCAACGCCTCGCCGACGAACGGCTGTTGCTCGCCGCGTTCCGTCGCTTCCTCGCCGACGCGGCCACCGGCCCCGGCCGGCTGCGTACATCCCTGCCCGCCCACCTGCTCGACTCACCCGTCCTACGGTGCAAGGCCAATCTGCTGACCCGGCTGCACGGCCTCGACGAACTCGTCGGCCCGGTCGACACCCAGTCCGTCTACGTCACCATCACCAATCCCCTTCATTCCTGA